Within the Gracilinema caldarium DSM 7334 genome, the region TCTTCATATCCCAGCGGATTCCCTCGGTAATAATACTCAGCAATGGGGATATTCGTACATCTAACGTTCTATTTGTAGATTCGGATCGAATATTAATGGTGTTTTCGAGGCCACCCTGAAGACGATGTTTCAGTATATCGCCGAAAAGTAATTTAATATTTATATCTGTTGCTCCCCGTTCTTCAGGATTAACCAACTGGAGGTATCGTAGAGGATGATAAAAAAGGGTTATATGGAGTGCGAAAAGTCCGATTGAAAGCCGTGGTTCAAATAAAAAGAAAAGATTATCGATTTTAAATGCCGTACCTCCCTCCCATCCAGGAATGCCCACCTGTGCCATAAAATCTGCCCCAGTACCAGTCGTAAAATAGGTAAGCATACCACCCCGATACATACCATAGGTTCCATAGGGTGTGGTTGCACCCACGAAGGCTTCAAATTTAACATATTGACTATTCACTAATAGTCGCAGATCCCCAGAGTAACGTCCCGATTCTGGAATACCGGTGCTCTCATCAATAAATGCGCTATCCTGATAGAGATATAACATGGGTATTATCTGTTTCCATGGAAGAAATGAAAGATGAAATCCAGTTCCTATAGCTTGATGAATACCGTTATATTGATATGTTGGATTACCACCTATGCCTTGTGGAAAATAGGAAAACCCTTTAAATTCTGTTGTTATGGGAACACTTCCAAATACATGAGGAAAATCTTCTCCTGAACAAAAGGTGTCAGAAAAACCGATGAAATAGCTGATTTCTAGAGGTAACTCAAAGGGCTGGCGTGCGGTAACCTGGGCTAATTTGAACTGAAGTGCTGCAAGATTGTTGAATCGGTCAACAAGAGCGTTATATTCTTCTTCAGTCGGTGTCGTCGTTATGGGCTCTACTTGTGTCCTGCCATAACCGAGGGCTCGTTCTAGGTTTTGAGAAGAGAAGGAAAGTCGCAGTAATCCACCGTATTTATAACCGCCTGAAAGCGCAATATCTGCTTGAGCAATTGAAGAAAGTGTAAAAATTCCATTTTCTACAGTGCCTGTACTGGCCATCTCTAAAGAAGGAACGGTTAGTTCAGCGGAAAATGCATAGAGCTCAGTAAATAGCAACAATATAATGACTAGGACATAATTTTTTCTGAAGCTCATATAACGCTCCTTGTAACAATTTTATCATGTTATTACACAACTTACAACAAATAAGCCTTGACGTAAGACGATTTGTGTATAAACATTATCAATGTCATGAGTGATTATTTAGACCCCAACAATGAAGAACTTTTAAAAGACTTTTTTAGTGAAGCCCAGATGCAAGTTGAAGTACTGGAGCAAAATATTCTGGTGCTCGAAAATGAAGGTCATAATCGTGATGCGGTAGATGAGATTTTCCGGGCAGCCCATACCCTTAAAGGTGGTGCTGCTACGGTGGAAATGCATGAACTGTCATCATTTACCCACCTTGTTGAAGATGTGCTCGATGCAATCCGATCCGATCTGGTTCAGATTAATGAGGATGTAATTGATGTATTACTCCTTGCGATAGATATTATTAAGGAAATGCTCGATGCACGTATGAAGGGATCGGTCTTCGGTGGGGATAGTTCCGGGATTGAACAGCGACTTTCTGCGTTGCTTCCTGAGGGTGGACGGAAGGGGAAACAGGCTGGGAAAGCCCCTTCTCAAGTAAAAACAGCTGCAGCTTCTGTTCATCTAGAAGCCCCAACAGCTGCACCTTCTGGTCTGAAAACGAGCAAGCACTCCTTGACAGAATATGACATTCTAGAGATGCGTCAAGCTGCTCCGGACGGTACCACCATTTATCGGATTGCGGTGACCTTTAATGAGGATAACGTCATGAATACCGTAGGCGGTATTCAGGTATTTGCTGCTCTAAAGGGGGTTAGCACAGTCCTCAGAACTGTACCTGACTTTGAACAGCTTTATGAAGATGTTTTTCATCCCGTGGTAGAGTATTATGTTGCTAGTACCCACAGTCTGGATGATCTCTACAAAATTGTATCAATTCCAGATGTAACATTAAGTGCAGAAATTGATGAACTCGGAAGTGGTGGTACCGCAAGCAGCCAATTAAAGCCTTCAGGAGCTATGAATTCTAAGCCAGCGATTGCTGAAACCCACATCCAGTCAGAAGCAAAATCTGTCGCTCAATCGTCTGCGTCTGTACCAGAAGCAAAAGAATCGATCCATCAGGACGAATCTAAGGGTGGGGATCAGGAAGCAGAAGCTAAACGGGCTGGAAAAGATGTCGGTTCAATTCTACGGGTAGATTCCAAACGAATCGACAATCTGCTGAATCTTGTATCTGAAACGGTTATTACCAAGGCAACCTTTAATCAGATTTCCAACCAGTTCGGCGAACTCATGACTCAATTACAAGGTACCGAAACACTATATCGGGAAAAAATGAAAGAGCTTTTTGATCGTCTGCCTGAATATCTTGAAGGCATCCAAAATGGGCGGACGGTTAAAGAAATCCGAAAAGAAATTACTGAACGGTATGGGGATCTTTTCACCCTCTTTGATCCCATCGAGACAGGTCTTAAGGTTAATATTGGTAAATATCGATCAACTGCCCAGAATTTAGGTCGTATCACCGGGGAATTGCAGGAAGGGGTCATGCGGATCCGGATGGTGCCTATTAGCCAGATCTTTAACCGGTTTCCCCGTTTAGTTCGGGATCTTTCCAAGAGTCTTAATAAAAAGGTTAATCTTGTTATTGAAGGTGAAGAAACTGAACTTGATAAATCGGTTATCGAAGATCTTCTGGATCCAATCATGCACTCGGTCCGCAATTGTATAGACCATGGAATTGAAGCTCCAGAGGTTCGCCTTAGCTCAGGAAAAAGTGAAACCGGCACGGTGCTCCTCAAAGCCAGCAATGAAGGCAATATGATCATCATCGAAATTGCCGATGATGGCAAGGGTATTGATGTTGAGGCTGTTCGTGCAAAGGCAATTGAACGAGGATTAATCCATCCAAATAAAGAATTAACCGATGTAGAAGCCTTTAATCTGATATTTGAACCTGGTTTTTCGACCGCCAAGGAAATTACCAATATTTCTGGTCGAGGGGTTGGGCTGGATGTGGTCCGCCGGCAGGTAGAGAAGCTCAATGGTACTGTTACAGTCAGTTCAGAACGTGGAAAGGGAACACGATTTACCATCAAACTACCCTTAACCCTCGCTATTATTCAGGGGCTTTTGGTACGGGTCGGTAGTGAAATTTATTCCATACCGATAACCTCAGTTATCGAAAGTCATCGAATTAGACCTTCAGAAATTAAAATGATCGATAACTATGAGGTGTTTAATATCCGAAATGATGTCATTTCCTTACTGCGTCTCAATAGGCTCTTTGGAATTAAGACTGACGAACAACGGGAATATTACTTTGTGGTTATTGTCGGTACGGCAGAGAAAAAAATGGGGCTCATGGTAGACAGTCTCATCGGTGAAGAAGATGTGGTTATTAAACCGTTGCGGGATCAGTTTACCAACTCGCCTGGTATTGCAGGAGCTTCAATTTTGGGTGATGGTTCCGTTTCGCTTATTATCGATGTCAGCCAACTTCTGGAATTAGGCTTACGGAAAGAACTAGAAGAACGGCGCCGTCGGGAAGCATCGGTTCGATAGATGGGGATGAATATGCAAACACAAGAGCAAAACTTGCAACAGGAAGTTCATGATGAAAATGGTCATAGAGAAACAGCAAGGGCTGAAAAAGTCACCATAGTAGATTTTAAAATGGTAACCTTTTCTCTGGCTGGTAAAGACTATGGTGTTGACATCATGAATGTTAAAGAGATTGCTAAGGCCAGCAAATTTACCTATGTTCCTAATGCGGCTCCATTTTTACGAGGGGTCTATAATCTGCGGGGAGAAATCATTCCTGTTATAGATTTCCGCATCTTTTTTCATCTGCCAGCAGAACGAAAAAGCGAAGATGCATTGGAAAATCTTCTCATTTTGCGGTTAGAAGACCATGTGTATGGCGTTATTGTAGATAGTATCGATAAGGTTGTTGGTATCCAGTCCAGTACCATT harbors:
- a CDS encoding chemotaxis protein CheW, translating into MSDYLDPNNEELLKDFFSEAQMQVEVLEQNILVLENEGHNRDAVDEIFRAAHTLKGGAATVEMHELSSFTHLVEDVLDAIRSDLVQINEDVIDVLLLAIDIIKEMLDARMKGSVFGGDSSGIEQRLSALLPEGGRKGKQAGKAPSQVKTAAASVHLEAPTAAPSGLKTSKHSLTEYDILEMRQAAPDGTTIYRIAVTFNEDNVMNTVGGIQVFAALKGVSTVLRTVPDFEQLYEDVFHPVVEYYVASTHSLDDLYKIVSIPDVTLSAEIDELGSGGTASSQLKPSGAMNSKPAIAETHIQSEAKSVAQSSASVPEAKESIHQDESKGGDQEAEAKRAGKDVGSILRVDSKRIDNLLNLVSETVITKATFNQISNQFGELMTQLQGTETLYREKMKELFDRLPEYLEGIQNGRTVKEIRKEITERYGDLFTLFDPIETGLKVNIGKYRSTAQNLGRITGELQEGVMRIRMVPISQIFNRFPRLVRDLSKSLNKKVNLVIEGEETELDKSVIEDLLDPIMHSVRNCIDHGIEAPEVRLSSGKSETGTVLLKASNEGNMIIIEIADDGKGIDVEAVRAKAIERGLIHPNKELTDVEAFNLIFEPGFSTAKEITNISGRGVGLDVVRRQVEKLNGTVTVSSERGKGTRFTIKLPLTLAIIQGLLVRVGSEIYSIPITSVIESHRIRPSEIKMIDNYEVFNIRNDVISLLRLNRLFGIKTDEQREYYFVVIVGTAEKKMGLMVDSLIGEEDVVIKPLRDQFTNSPGIAGASILGDGSVSLIIDVSQLLELGLRKELEERRRREASVR